A genomic segment from Dermacentor silvarum isolate Dsil-2018 chromosome 11, BIME_Dsil_1.4, whole genome shotgun sequence encodes:
- the LOC119432412 gene encoding uncharacterized protein LOC119432412 isoform X1 has protein sequence MLGGGVPVIYLLCLSLTEAMLFFHNVQFIPIEGVTTVGDECILFGKRFSGRLHIPGRCQTWSCYPNTSNVVVVRCGPLPNGCYTLGGLDQPLPKCCNIACDPYKFACLTPEGKLLRDGEEYNSRRPCVRYTCKSGALITMTCQGYADLKCSAANINPFSPYPSCCGVGRVCPS, from the exons ATGCTGGGCGGTGGAGTGCCTGTAATTTATCTTTTGTGCCTGTCACTCACTGAAGCGATGCTGTTTTTTCATAACGTCCAATTTATTCCAATTGAAGGCGTCACAACTGTTGGAG ATGAATGCATCCTTTTCGGCAAGAGATTTTCCGGAAGGTTACACATACCAGGAAGATGTCAAACATGGTCATGTTATCCTAATACCAGCAATGTGGTGGTGGTTAG GTGTGGCCCCCTTCCGAACGGCTGTTATACCCTTGGCGGTTTGGACCAACCACTCCCGAAGTGCTGTAACATCGCTTGTGACCCATATAAGT TCGCGTGTCTGACACCTGAAGGCAAGTTGTTGCGGGACGGCGAAGAATACAACTCGAGAAGACCATGCGTGCGGTACACTTGCAAGAGTGGAGCGCTCATAACAATGAC ATGCCAAGGGTACGCGGACTTGAAATGTTCTGCTGCTAACATAAACCCTTTCTCGCCTTATCCCTCATGCTGCGGCGTGGGAAGGGTTTGCCCAAGTTGA
- the LOC119432762 gene encoding serine/arginine repetitive matrix protein 1-like yields MLHTRPEGPGLRHLPHSRPLCGRLPTPSIKRCTTCGTENPSSTEPHQCQPRCLTCKGDHPTTDPSCPSRARKPPNKKRVRWELKKQKRQQNHPRAQLKERRSRSRSPSRSPSRSRSPSRGPADSYKNSERGQPSSSSSPPSSPPPAKKKPPPLPQQLPSAASGGPAGPKGPSRQGTSAEIYTCPDLTFTRVLQDESLKPSP; encoded by the exons ATGCTACATACACGCCCCGAGGGCCCAGGTCTGCGGCATCTGCCTCACAGTAGGCCACTGTGCGGACGTCTGCCCACACCAAGCATCAAGCGCTGCACCACATGTGGGACTGAAAACCCATCCAGCACTGAGCCTCACCAGTGCCAGCCCCGGTGCCTGACGTGCAAAGGCGATCACCCGACCACCGATCCCAGCTGCCCAAGCCGGGCACGAAAGCCACCCAACAAGAAGCGAGTGCGCTGGGAACTCAAGAAACAAAAACGGCAACAGAACCATCCTCGGGCCCAATTGAAAGAGCGACGAAGCCGATCCCGGTCCCCATCCCGATCCCCATCTCGGTCGCGATCCCCGAGTCGAGGCCCTGCCGACAGTTACAAGAACAGCGAGCGGGGACAACCATCATCTTCCTCATCACCACCGTCGTCACCACCACCGGCAAAGAAGAAGCCGCCACCACTACCGCAACAGCTACCATCAGCAGCATCTGGAGGGCCAGCCGGACCTAAAGGG CCTAGTCGCCAGGGAACCAGTGCCGAGATCTACACTTGCCCGGATCTTACATTCACGAGAGTGCTCCAGGATGAGTCGTTGAAGCCGTCTCCCTGA